In the Opitutia bacterium genome, one interval contains:
- a CDS encoding response regulator transcription factor → MKRIVIVEDQTAIREMLAEILRIDPSYKIVGETGDGQAACNLCLELKPDVIVLDARLPGLSGVDILRRIAKQLKTTRIMVFSGYESPALVREMLEAGAHGFVEKTAGLTEFKKGLETVANGGTYFGPGVAALLRNVVANNSPTSGADLLTDREREILKLVAESHSTKEIAQKLGISVKTVDNHRTNLMRKLNLHDVASLTRYALEIGLIDHRSQAWA, encoded by the coding sequence ATCAAACGCATCGTAATCGTCGAAGATCAGACTGCCATCCGGGAGATGCTCGCGGAGATTCTCCGAATCGATCCCAGCTACAAGATCGTCGGCGAGACCGGCGATGGCCAGGCGGCCTGCAATCTCTGCCTCGAACTGAAGCCCGACGTCATCGTCCTCGATGCGCGCCTGCCGGGACTCAGCGGCGTGGACATCCTGCGTCGCATCGCGAAGCAGTTGAAGACGACTCGCATCATGGTTTTCTCGGGCTACGAAAGCCCCGCGCTCGTGCGCGAAATGCTCGAGGCTGGCGCGCACGGTTTCGTGGAAAAGACGGCCGGCCTGACGGAGTTCAAGAAGGGCCTCGAAACCGTCGCGAATGGCGGCACCTATTTCGGCCCCGGCGTCGCCGCGCTCCTGCGCAACGTCGTCGCGAACAACTCCCCCACTTCCGGCGCCGATCTCCTCACCGACCGCGAGCGCGAAATCCTCAAGCTCGTGGCAGAAAGCCACAGCACGAAGGAGATCGCCCAGAAGCTCGGCATCAGCGTCAAGACGGTCGATAATCACCGCACCAACCTCATGCGGAAACTCAACCTGCACGACGTCGCGAGCCTCACCCGCTACGCTCTCGAAATAGGTCTCATCGATCATCGCTCCCAGGCGTGGGCGTGA
- a CDS encoding OmpA family protein, which produces MKHLKKFLSVALAGSVLLLAACSKKPVRDPNAGANQMAPTETIDPTKVATLDPDSTLAQRPEGTPFGKSVVEPVYFDFDRAAVPERERPKLEAAVKWLKDNADKRMVLEGHCDWRGTAEYNLGLGDRRANAVRRFLEHLGVDSKRLEILSKGSTEAKQGGSDAEWAKDRRVDFIELTK; this is translated from the coding sequence ATGAAGCATCTTAAGAAGTTCCTCAGCGTCGCGCTCGCCGGCTCCGTGCTGCTGCTCGCGGCCTGCTCCAAGAAACCCGTGCGCGATCCGAACGCCGGTGCGAACCAAATGGCGCCGACGGAAACGATCGATCCCACTAAGGTGGCGACACTCGATCCGGACAGCACGCTCGCTCAACGCCCGGAAGGCACTCCCTTCGGCAAGAGCGTCGTGGAGCCCGTTTATTTCGATTTCGATCGCGCCGCCGTTCCGGAGCGCGAGCGTCCAAAACTCGAAGCCGCCGTCAAGTGGCTCAAGGACAACGCCGACAAGCGCATGGTCCTCGAAGGCCACTGCGACTGGCGCGGCACTGCTGAATACAACCTCGGCCTCGGCGACCGACGCGCGAACGCCGTGCGTCGTTTCCTTGAGCACCTCGGTGTCGATTCGAAGCGTCTCGAGATCCTCTCGAAGGGTTCCACCGAGGCCAAGCAGGGCGGCTCCGACGCCGAGTGGGCCAAGGACCGTCGCGTCGACTTCATCGAGCTGACCAAGTAA
- a CDS encoding formate--tetrahydrofolate ligase, translating to MKKIADVAREIGIAEKHLVLFGQDKAKVSLEALENKPSRGKLILVSAITPTPAGEGKTVTSIGLAQGIAKLGKRAALALRQPSMGPVFGRKGGATGGGRSTVQPAVDINLHFNGDFHAITSAHNLLASIIDNQLHLKQTRLTPTQVLWKRVLDVNDRALRNVVLNAGGKSGERRSGFDITAASEIMAILCLSESMSDLRARLDRIVIGFTTEGVPVRASEFKATGALLALLRDALKPNLVQTCEGVPAFVHGGPFANIAHGCNSVLATRMALAHADFVVTEAGFAFDLGGEKFIDIKCRQTGLNPDAIVLVATVRALKLHGGAPADALARPDFAALERGLANLEAHVTAARNFNRPVTVALNKFPSDTPDELVRVRAFCRALGVECEVSEVFAKGGEGALALAETVLHSIYSSTPPLQFTYRDEQPIREKMEAIAHRFYGADGVDILPEAEIKLGLLEISGFGKLPVCMAKTQNSLTDDPEKVGRPRGFRVTVRDFELAAGAGFVVALTGQMMRMPALPKVPAAEHIDVDASGDIIGISGT from the coding sequence ATGAAGAAAATCGCGGATGTCGCGAGGGAGATTGGAATCGCGGAAAAGCATCTGGTGCTTTTCGGCCAAGACAAGGCGAAGGTTTCGCTCGAGGCGCTCGAGAACAAGCCATCGCGAGGGAAGCTGATACTCGTATCAGCAATCACGCCGACGCCCGCCGGCGAGGGCAAGACGGTGACGTCGATCGGCCTCGCACAGGGCATCGCCAAGCTCGGCAAGCGGGCGGCGCTGGCGCTGCGCCAGCCGTCAATGGGCCCAGTCTTCGGCCGCAAGGGCGGCGCGACGGGCGGCGGCCGCAGCACGGTGCAGCCGGCCGTGGACATCAATCTCCACTTCAACGGCGACTTTCACGCGATCACTTCGGCGCACAACCTCCTCGCGTCGATCATCGACAATCAACTTCACCTCAAGCAGACGCGCCTGACGCCGACGCAGGTGCTGTGGAAGCGCGTCCTCGACGTGAACGATCGCGCGCTGCGCAACGTCGTGCTCAATGCCGGCGGCAAGTCCGGCGAGCGCCGCAGCGGCTTCGACATCACGGCGGCGTCCGAGATCATGGCGATCCTCTGCCTGAGCGAATCGATGAGCGATTTGCGCGCACGCCTCGACCGCATCGTGATCGGATTCACGACGGAAGGTGTGCCGGTGCGCGCTTCGGAGTTCAAGGCGACCGGCGCGCTGCTGGCGCTCCTGCGCGACGCGCTGAAGCCGAACCTCGTGCAGACCTGCGAAGGCGTGCCGGCGTTCGTGCACGGCGGGCCGTTCGCCAACATCGCGCACGGCTGCAACTCGGTGCTCGCAACCCGCATGGCGCTCGCGCACGCGGACTTCGTCGTCACGGAGGCGGGTTTCGCGTTCGATCTCGGCGGCGAGAAGTTCATCGACATCAAGTGCCGCCAGACCGGCCTGAACCCGGACGCGATCGTGCTCGTCGCGACGGTGCGCGCGCTGAAGTTGCACGGCGGCGCTCCGGCCGATGCGCTCGCGCGACCTGATTTCGCCGCCCTCGAGCGTGGCCTCGCCAACCTCGAGGCGCACGTCACGGCGGCGCGGAACTTCAACCGGCCGGTTACGGTGGCGTTGAACAAATTCCCGAGCGACACGCCTGACGAGCTCGTGCGCGTGCGCGCGTTCTGCCGTGCGCTGGGCGTGGAGTGCGAAGTCTCCGAGGTTTTCGCCAAGGGCGGGGAGGGCGCACTCGCGCTCGCTGAGACCGTGCTCCACTCGATCTATTCCAGCACGCCTCCGCTGCAATTCACCTACCGCGACGAACAGCCCATCCGCGAAAAAATGGAGGCGATCGCGCATCGGTTCTACGGCGCCGACGGCGTGGACATCCTGCCCGAAGCCGAGATCAAGCTCGGGCTGCTCGAGATTTCGGGATTCGGCAAACTGCCGGTCTGCATGGCCAAGACGCAGAATTCGCTGACGGACGATCCCGAGAAGGTCGGCCGCCCGCGCGGCTTCCGCGTCACCGTGCGCGACTTCGAACTCGCGGCGGGCGCCGGCTTCGTCGTCGCTTTGACCGGGCAGATGATGCGGATGCCCGCGTTGCCCAAGGTGCCGGCCGCCGAGCACATCGACGTGGACGCGAGCGGCGACATCATTGGAATTTCCGGCACCTGA
- a CDS encoding M20/M25/M40 family metallo-hydrolase: MFDPVEKLKEYVRHASVSADPKFKDGMVGAQQFLTSLFKELGFSVDVVPTQLHPVIVAKRIVNQTSPHVIIYGHYDVQPPDPLNLWETPPFEATVKGNRIYGRGTADNKGPLLVHVAAVGQLLEEQPDLPLNITFVVEGEEEIGSKNFKDFLKANRHRFDGDFIFMSDTGIPSPDQMVITVGLRGMLAFEIELTGPKTDLHSGMNGGVLMNPLQALAELCASLHTPDGRVNIPGFYKKVIEPEQWERAQLKKAGLKKDAYQKFLGISKFHTPPGYNPFEAIRFLPTLEFNGFSGGYQGEGTKTVIPSKASAKVTCRLVPNQTPENVKKLIFDTVKKRCPKGVSIKITEQHVATPYVVIPPDRSNTPKNQSPKLAACFRALDKAAKDVWGKEPLYLREGGSVGLIADIKEVLGLDAVMMGLFLPEDNLHAPNEGFDLRVMKKGIATSKSVLAQLAKS, translated from the coding sequence ATGTTCGACCCCGTTGAGAAACTGAAGGAATACGTCCGTCACGCCAGCGTCTCCGCCGATCCGAAGTTCAAGGACGGCATGGTGGGCGCGCAGCAGTTCCTGACCTCATTGTTCAAGGAACTCGGTTTCAGCGTCGACGTCGTGCCGACGCAATTGCACCCGGTCATCGTCGCGAAGCGCATCGTCAACCAGACGTCGCCGCACGTGATCATCTACGGCCACTACGACGTGCAGCCGCCGGACCCGCTCAATCTCTGGGAAACGCCGCCGTTCGAGGCGACGGTGAAGGGCAACCGCATCTACGGTCGCGGCACCGCCGACAACAAGGGCCCGCTGCTCGTGCACGTCGCCGCCGTCGGCCAGTTGCTCGAGGAGCAGCCCGATCTGCCGCTCAACATCACCTTCGTCGTCGAGGGCGAGGAGGAGATCGGCTCGAAGAATTTCAAGGACTTCCTGAAGGCGAACCGCCATCGCTTCGATGGCGACTTCATTTTCATGTCGGACACCGGCATTCCGTCGCCCGACCAGATGGTGATCACGGTCGGCCTGCGCGGCATGCTCGCGTTCGAGATCGAGCTCACCGGCCCAAAGACGGATCTGCACTCCGGTATGAACGGCGGCGTGCTGATGAATCCGTTGCAAGCGCTCGCCGAGCTGTGCGCCTCGCTGCACACGCCGGATGGTCGCGTGAACATCCCGGGCTTCTACAAGAAGGTCATCGAGCCGGAGCAATGGGAACGCGCGCAACTGAAGAAGGCCGGCCTGAAGAAAGACGCTTACCAGAAATTCCTCGGCATCTCGAAATTCCACACGCCGCCCGGCTACAATCCGTTCGAGGCGATCCGCTTTTTGCCGACGCTCGAGTTCAACGGCTTCTCCGGCGGTTACCAGGGCGAGGGCACGAAGACCGTCATCCCGAGCAAGGCCTCGGCGAAGGTCACGTGCCGCCTCGTGCCGAACCAGACGCCCGAGAACGTGAAGAAGCTCATCTTCGACACCGTGAAGAAGCGTTGCCCGAAGGGTGTTTCGATCAAGATCACCGAGCAGCACGTCGCCACGCCCTACGTCGTGATTCCGCCCGATCGCTCCAACACGCCGAAGAACCAGTCACCGAAACTCGCCGCGTGCTTCCGTGCGCTCGACAAGGCGGCCAAGGATGTCTGGGGCAAGGAGCCGCTGTATCTCCGCGAGGGCGGCAGCGTCGGTCTCATCGCCGACATCAAGGAAGTGCTCGGCCTCGACGCGGTGATGATGGGCCTGTTCCTCCCCGAGGACAACCTGCACGCGCCGAATGAGGGCTTCGATCTGCGCGTGATGAAGAAGGGTATCGCCACCAGCAAGAGCGTGCTCGCGCAACTGGCGAAGAGCTGA
- the purH gene encoding bifunctional phosphoribosylaminoimidazolecarboxamide formyltransferase/IMP cyclohydrolase has product MAKHALLSVSDKRGLVDFATALVRQHGYKLLSTGGTAKLLAEAGLPVTEVSAHTGFPEMMEGRVKTLHPKIHGGLLCRRDKPDHLAAAKQHGIDLIDLVVVNLYPFEQTVAKPHVEFEEAIENIDIGGPSMLRSAAKNHESVTVVCDPADYTGVLAALTAGEGSAELKALRRKLALKVFQRTGAYDTAIAKYLETQQDEPDLEALSGFPATYSLSLKKAQSLRYGENPHQKAALYGTFHEHFQQLQGKELSYNNILDITSATYLIGEFEKPTVAILKHTNPCGVGSADTLLAAWEKAYATDRQAPFGGIIVVNQTLGQDVAEQIKDIFTEVIIAPRFSDEALAIFAKKKNLRLMIAKGGIGADALQEVRSVVGGVLVQDRDRSMEKMAGCKVVTKRQPTPEEWDSLLFGWKVCKHVKSNAIVYCRGEQTLGVGAGQMARVDSSRIAVWKAGEAKLDLKGSVVASEALFPFPDGLLAAADAGATAAIQPGGAIRDEEVIKAADERGMAMVFTGVRHFKH; this is encoded by the coding sequence ATGGCTAAGCACGCGCTCCTTTCCGTCTCCGACAAACGCGGCCTGGTGGACTTCGCCACCGCCCTCGTCCGCCAACACGGCTACAAGCTGCTGTCGACCGGCGGCACGGCTAAACTGCTCGCGGAGGCGGGCCTGCCCGTCACCGAGGTGAGCGCGCACACGGGTTTCCCGGAGATGATGGAGGGGCGCGTGAAAACGCTGCATCCGAAGATCCACGGTGGGCTGCTCTGCCGGCGCGACAAGCCCGACCATCTCGCCGCCGCGAAGCAGCACGGTATCGACCTGATCGATCTCGTCGTCGTGAACCTTTACCCGTTCGAGCAGACCGTCGCGAAGCCGCACGTCGAATTCGAGGAAGCCATCGAAAACATCGACATCGGCGGCCCGTCGATGCTGCGCAGCGCCGCCAAGAACCACGAGAGCGTGACCGTCGTGTGCGACCCCGCCGACTACACTGGTGTGCTCGCGGCGTTGACGGCGGGCGAGGGGAGCGCGGAGTTGAAGGCGCTGCGCCGCAAGCTCGCGCTGAAGGTCTTCCAACGCACCGGCGCTTACGACACGGCGATCGCGAAGTATCTCGAAACCCAACAGGACGAACCCGACCTCGAGGCGCTGAGCGGTTTTCCCGCGACCTACTCGCTCTCGCTCAAGAAGGCCCAGAGCCTCCGCTACGGCGAGAATCCCCACCAAAAGGCCGCGCTCTACGGCACGTTTCACGAGCACTTCCAGCAACTGCAGGGCAAGGAACTCTCGTATAACAACATTCTCGATATCACGTCCGCGACCTACCTGATCGGCGAGTTCGAGAAGCCCACCGTCGCGATCCTCAAGCACACGAATCCCTGCGGCGTCGGCAGCGCCGACACGCTGCTCGCCGCGTGGGAAAAAGCCTACGCGACCGACCGCCAGGCACCGTTCGGCGGCATCATCGTCGTGAACCAGACGCTTGGCCAGGACGTAGCGGAGCAGATCAAAGACATCTTCACGGAGGTGATCATCGCGCCGCGTTTCAGCGACGAGGCGCTGGCGATCTTCGCCAAGAAAAAGAACCTCCGCCTCATGATCGCCAAGGGCGGCATCGGCGCCGACGCGCTGCAGGAGGTGCGCTCGGTCGTCGGCGGCGTGCTCGTGCAGGACCGCGACCGCTCGATGGAGAAGATGGCCGGTTGCAAAGTCGTGACCAAGCGCCAGCCCACGCCCGAAGAGTGGGACTCGCTGCTCTTCGGCTGGAAGGTCTGCAAGCACGTCAAGTCGAACGCCATCGTCTATTGCCGCGGCGAACAAACCCTCGGCGTCGGCGCCGGCCAGATGGCGCGCGTCGACAGTTCGCGCATTGCCGTGTGGAAAGCCGGCGAGGCCAAGCTCGACCTGAAGGGCTCCGTCGTCGCGAGCGAAGCGCTGTTCCCGTTCCCGGACGGCTTGCTCGCCGCCGCCGATGCTGGCGCGACCGCCGCGATCCAGCCGGGCGGTGCGATCCGCGACGAGGAAGTCATCAAAGCCGCCGACGAACGCGGCATGGCGATGGTTTTCACCGGCGTTCGCCACTTCAAACACTGA
- a CDS encoding 4-hydroxy-tetrahydrodipicolinate reductase, producing the protein MSAPRLIINGAKGRMGRALLAAAADLKLPVAASVDAGDDLAAALTLGDVLVDFSAHSATHRVIELAVAQKKALVIGTTGHAADEKKKLAALAAQVPTVWAGNFSVGVNLLFALTRRATRILGADYDTEVVEMHHRFKKDAPSGTAARLLEIILEERKLAAADALRHGRSGITGERSTNEVGVHALRGGDVVGDHTVIYAALGERVELTHKASDRQIFARGALRAAQWVVSQKPGVYDMQDVLGLKE; encoded by the coding sequence GTGAGCGCGCCCCGCCTCATCATTAACGGTGCCAAGGGCCGCATGGGCCGCGCGCTGCTCGCCGCCGCCGCGGATCTGAAGCTGCCGGTCGCTGCGTCGGTCGACGCAGGCGACGATCTCGCCGCCGCCCTCACGCTCGGCGACGTGCTTGTCGACTTCAGCGCGCACAGCGCGACGCACCGCGTGATCGAACTCGCTGTCGCGCAAAAAAAGGCGCTGGTCATCGGCACCACCGGTCATGCGGCGGACGAGAAGAAGAAACTCGCCGCGCTCGCCGCGCAGGTGCCGACCGTCTGGGCCGGCAATTTTTCCGTCGGCGTGAATCTCCTGTTCGCGCTCACGCGCCGGGCGACGCGCATCCTTGGTGCCGATTACGACACCGAGGTCGTCGAGATGCATCATCGCTTCAAGAAAGACGCTCCGAGCGGCACGGCCGCGCGCTTGCTCGAGATCATCCTTGAGGAGCGCAAGCTCGCCGCAGCCGACGCGCTGCGCCACGGCCGCTCCGGCATCACGGGCGAGCGTTCCACGAACGAGGTCGGCGTGCACGCGCTCCGCGGCGGCGACGTGGTCGGCGATCACACGGTCATCTACGCGGCGCTCGGCGAGCGCGTGGAGCTCACGCACAAGGCGAGCGACCGACAGATCTTCGCGCGCGGTGCGCTGCGTGCGGCGCAGTGGGTCGTGAGCCAGAAACCCGGCGTTTACGACATGCAGGACGTCCTCGGCTTGAAGGAGTGA
- a CDS encoding sigma-70 family RNA polymerase sigma factor — protein MTAKAQEVALDRMLVERFKGGDSAAFDQLVTRYWDRIYAMVNQLLRNQQDAEEVTQDAFIRAHRGLTNFRGESAFSTWLYQIATNLARNRYWYWWRRKRDQSISFDAPLGADNDTTIAELIPSEQETPEDATVTQEFVNRVAECMEELNEKHREILILRNVQNLSYEEIAEILGISVGTVKSRIARARESLRERLGEEFQQ, from the coding sequence ATGACAGCCAAGGCCCAGGAAGTCGCATTGGATCGCATGCTGGTGGAACGCTTCAAAGGCGGGGACTCCGCCGCGTTCGACCAGCTCGTCACCCGTTATTGGGATCGCATCTACGCGATGGTCAACCAGCTCCTGCGCAACCAGCAGGATGCCGAGGAGGTCACGCAGGACGCGTTCATCCGCGCGCATCGCGGACTCACCAATTTCCGCGGCGAGTCCGCGTTCTCCACGTGGCTTTACCAGATCGCCACGAACCTCGCGCGGAACCGCTACTGGTATTGGTGGCGGCGCAAGCGCGACCAATCGATCTCGTTCGACGCGCCCCTCGGCGCCGACAACGATACCACGATCGCCGAACTCATCCCGTCCGAGCAGGAGACTCCCGAAGACGCCACCGTCACGCAGGAATTCGTCAATCGCGTGGCCGAGTGCATGGAGGAGCTCAACGAGAAGCACCGGGAGATTCTCATTCTCCGCAATGTGCAGAACCTTTCTTACGAGGAAATCGCCGAGATTCTCGGCATCAGCGTCGGCACCGTCAAAAGCCGCATCGCCCGCGCCCGCGAGAGCCTGCGCGAGAGACTAGGGGAGGAATTTCAGCAATGA
- the ruvA gene encoding Holliday junction branch migration protein RuvA, whose amino-acid sequence MITRITGTLVSATPLHAVIETGGLAYEVHIPVTTAERLPQPGQQARLHTLVVYREDSQTMYGFASEDERDFFRLLVEKVSGIGPKTALSIFSKLSLPVLQGAIAAGDVGLLAKCPGIGKKTAERLVMELRDKLSAAPVAVPASAGGDATAPADNKVRDAVMALVALGYKAADADKSVRQAWVALGASATTEALIKKALG is encoded by the coding sequence ATGATCACCCGAATCACCGGCACGCTCGTCAGCGCCACTCCGCTCCACGCCGTCATCGAGACCGGCGGCCTCGCTTACGAGGTGCACATCCCGGTGACGACCGCCGAACGGCTGCCCCAGCCCGGCCAGCAGGCGCGACTGCACACGCTCGTCGTCTATCGCGAGGACTCGCAGACGATGTATGGCTTCGCGAGCGAGGATGAACGCGATTTCTTCCGCCTCCTCGTGGAAAAAGTCTCCGGCATCGGTCCGAAGACGGCGCTGAGCATTTTCAGCAAACTCTCGCTGCCGGTGTTGCAGGGCGCGATTGCGGCAGGCGATGTCGGGTTGCTCGCGAAATGCCCGGGCATCGGCAAGAAGACCGCCGAGCGCCTCGTCATGGAATTGCGCGACAAGCTCAGCGCCGCGCCAGTGGCAGTCCCCGCCTCCGCCGGCGGAGACGCAACCGCGCCAGCGGACAACAAGGTCCGCGATGCTGTCATGGCTCTGGTTGCGCTCGGCTACAAGGCGGCCGACGCCGACAAGTCCGTGCGTCAGGCTTGGGTCGCGCTCGGGGCGTCGGCGACGACCGAAGCGCTGATCAAGAAAGCACTGGGCTAA
- a CDS encoding 4-hydroxy-tetrahydrodipicolinate synthase — MKSSRPFTGTITALVTPFKNGAVAYDDLRALVNFQIKSGIDGIVSVGTTGESPTLDHEEHLEVIRATIAAARGRTPVIAGTGSNSTKEAIHLTKESDRAGADAMLVVAPYYNKPTQQGIFEYFCAIADATDKPIILYSIPGRCGIEISVGVIEKLRARYKHVAWVKEAGGSVDRVDQILQACGDSVTVLSGDDSLTLPFMSVGAQGVISVASNLYPKETGKMVRLALDGDFAKARALHRKLYPMFKTIFIEANPVPIKAALARAGYIASEEVRSPLCPLLDANRKTLFGVLDALAAKK, encoded by the coding sequence ATGAAGTCCAGCCGCCCGTTCACCGGGACCATCACTGCCCTCGTCACGCCGTTCAAGAATGGCGCGGTCGCCTACGACGACCTGCGCGCGCTCGTGAATTTCCAGATAAAATCCGGCATCGACGGCATCGTCTCGGTCGGCACGACGGGCGAGTCCCCCACTCTCGACCACGAAGAGCATCTGGAGGTGATTCGCGCGACGATCGCGGCCGCGCGCGGCCGCACGCCGGTCATCGCGGGCACCGGCTCCAACTCCACGAAGGAAGCGATCCACCTCACGAAGGAGTCCGACCGCGCCGGCGCCGACGCGATGCTCGTCGTCGCGCCCTACTACAACAAGCCGACGCAACAGGGTATCTTCGAATATTTCTGCGCCATCGCCGATGCGACGGACAAGCCGATCATCCTCTACTCGATCCCCGGCCGTTGCGGCATCGAGATTAGCGTCGGCGTGATCGAGAAACTCCGCGCGCGCTACAAGCACGTCGCCTGGGTCAAGGAGGCCGGCGGCTCCGTTGATCGCGTCGACCAGATTCTCCAGGCGTGCGGCGACTCCGTGACGGTGCTCAGCGGCGATGACTCTCTCACGTTGCCGTTCATGTCCGTCGGCGCGCAGGGCGTGATCTCGGTCGCATCGAACCTCTATCCGAAGGAAACCGGCAAGATGGTGCGCCTCGCGCTAGACGGCGACTTTGCCAAGGCCCGCGCGCTGCACCGGAAGCTCTACCCGATGTTCAAGACGATCTTCATCGAGGCCAACCCGGTGCCGATCAAGGCCGCCCTCGCGCGCGCCGGATACATCGCTTCGGAGGAAGTCCGCTCGCCGCTCTGCCCGCTGCTCGACGCCAATCGCAAAACCCTTTTCGGCGTGCTCGACGCACTTGCCGCCAAGAAGTGA
- a CDS encoding ApaG domain — MPSAPLELRGLRVELDKLVYRHGGDELPPDRPHAFIYYLTIHHDADRTVTLLGRKWVVVHDDGTHLVIEGDRIVGETPRLAPGEHFSYNSYHVTATDARVHGSFHGVDEFGAHIFVRIPEFALEVPPA, encoded by the coding sequence ATGCCCTCAGCTCCATTGGAATTACGCGGACTTCGCGTTGAATTAGATAAACTCGTCTACCGCCATGGAGGAGACGAGCTGCCGCCGGACCGGCCGCACGCGTTCATCTACTACCTCACAATCCACCACGACGCCGACCGCACGGTGACGCTGCTCGGTCGCAAGTGGGTCGTCGTGCACGACGACGGCACGCACCTCGTCATCGAAGGCGACCGCATCGTGGGCGAGACGCCCCGCCTCGCGCCCGGCGAGCACTTTTCCTACAACAGCTACCACGTCACTGCGACCGACGCGCGCGTGCACGGCAGCTTTCACGGCGTGGACGAGTTCGGCGCGCACATCTTCGTGCGCATCCCGGAGTTCGCGCTCGAGGTCCCGCCGGCGTGA
- a CDS encoding PilT/PilU family type 4a pilus ATPase: MSTTVHTEIMNDLLKLAVESGASDVVIKSNKPGYLRIGGRLRAVEMDPITHEQADAWVSEHVPSVFRPNWEKDGQVDFAYAAADVGRFRVNGFHQRGTVSIVLRHIKSRPPTFEELKIESDVLVKLAQAKDGILLVCGATGSGKSSTMAAMMNWINQNLDKHIVTIEDPIEYTFSDDKSVFQQREIGIDVPNFEMAIKSVLRQNPDIILIGEMRDKETFETAISAAETGHLVFSTMHAATVAQSLTRLFEFFPPEQIAQARRQIAGSLRGFICQKLIPAMEGGGRFAAHEIMVADTTIRNLILEGQNDKIQQLLDSGADGMSRSFNRDLHRLFREGKISKAEALRFSPNPRALEMTMKGIGAPT, encoded by the coding sequence ATGAGCACAACGGTTCACACCGAGATCATGAACGATCTGTTGAAACTCGCCGTCGAGAGCGGCGCGAGTGACGTCGTGATCAAATCAAACAAGCCGGGCTATCTGCGCATCGGTGGCCGGCTGCGGGCCGTCGAGATGGACCCGATTACCCACGAGCAGGCCGACGCTTGGGTCAGCGAGCATGTGCCGTCGGTGTTCCGGCCGAATTGGGAAAAGGACGGCCAGGTGGACTTCGCGTATGCGGCGGCGGACGTCGGGCGCTTTCGCGTGAACGGTTTTCACCAGCGCGGCACGGTCTCGATCGTGTTGCGTCATATCAAGAGCCGCCCGCCGACTTTCGAGGAGTTGAAGATCGAATCCGACGTGCTCGTGAAACTCGCGCAGGCCAAAGACGGCATCCTGCTCGTCTGCGGCGCAACCGGCTCCGGCAAGAGCTCGACGATGGCGGCGATGATGAACTGGATTAACCAGAATCTCGACAAGCACATCGTCACCATCGAGGACCCGATCGAATACACGTTCAGCGACGACAAGTCCGTCTTCCAGCAGCGCGAGATCGGCATCGACGTGCCGAACTTCGAAATGGCGATCAAATCCGTGCTCCGCCAAAACCCGGATATCATCCTGATCGGCGAAATGCGCGACAAGGAGACGTTCGAGACCGCCATCTCCGCCGCCGAGACTGGCCACTTGGTGTTCTCGACGATGCACGCCGCCACCGTCGCGCAATCGCTGACGCGCCTTTTCGAATTTTTCCCGCCCGAGCAAATCGCGCAGGCGCGCCGCCAGATCGCGGGCTCGCTGCGCGGTTTCATCTGCCAGAAACTCATTCCCGCGATGGAAGGCGGCGGCCGCTTCGCCGCCCACGAAATCATGGTCGCCGACACCACGATCAGGAACCTGATCCTCGAAGGACAGAACGATAAGATCCAACAGCTGCTCGATTCCGGTGCCGACGGTATGTCGCGATCGTTCAATCGCGATCTGCACCGGTTGTTCCGCGAGGGCAAAATCAGCAAAGCCGAGGCCCTTCGCTTCTCGCCGAATCCTCGCGCGCTGGAAATGACGATGAAGGGAATCGGCGCCCCGACGTGA